The following are from one region of the Fusarium keratoplasticum isolate Fu6.1 chromosome 4, whole genome shotgun sequence genome:
- a CDS encoding SAM domain-containing protein — MSSYSSFSSSISGSASSSPSLSFRSHVSSQSDSERVGEEMEIIKTWFSVLNDEERTAALTSIAELPCLREIEPLIQTLKDRKRDLWRRQEELLIQPGTKPKWPMPAFPHNSQDPRWVAKWLRALRLHKYEKCLTGMSPAQVSRLSDEDLQQLGVDTVGARTKLLRAISTG, encoded by the exons ATGTCCTCATACTCTAGTTTCTCAAGCTCCATCTCGGGGTCAGCATCCAGCTCtccgtccttgtccttccgCTCCCATGTGAGCTCGCAGAGCGACAGCGAAAGGGTAggcgaggagatggagatcatcaagacgtGGTTTTCAGTCCTCAACGACGAAGAACGAACAGCCGCCCTCACATCCATCGCCGAGCTACCGTGTCTCCGCGAGATCGAGCCCTTGATCCAGACCCTCAAGGACCGCAAGCGGGACCTCTGGCGTCGACAGGAGGAACTCCTCATCCAGCCGGGAACAAAGCCCAAGTGGCCGATGCCGGCGTTCCCTCACAACTCCCAAGACCCTAGATGGGTAGCCAAATGGCTCCGCGCGTTGAGGCTGCACAAGTACGAAAAGTGCCTGACTGGAATGTCCCCGGCGCAGGTTTCACGTCTAAGTGATGAGGATCTGCAACAGCTGGGTGTTGACACTGTCGGCGCAAGGACGAAGCTGCTCCGA GCCATCTCAACTGGATGA